The nucleotide sequence ACACCAAATCGGGCGTGCTGCAAGTGACCAAGGCGGGCGAGTTGTTCACGCTCGATTTTCCCGCGCGCGACATTGTCGACGACGTCGCGGCGGATTACGAAGCGGTGGCCGAAGCGCTCGGCGCCAATCCCGTCTGGGTCAAGCGGTCGGCCTATCGCTATCTCGCGCTGTTCGAGACGGCGGCGGAAGTCGAAAGCCTGAAACCCGATATGGGCAAGCTCAAAGCCACGCCCAAAGGCAACGCGATGGTGACGGCACCGGGCACGGATTGCGACTTCGTCTCGCGCTATTTCGCGCCCTTCGCCGGGATCGACGAAGACCCGGTCACCGGCTCGGCGCATTCGACGCTGATCCCCTATTGGGCACAGGTTCTTGGCAAGAAGAAGCTGCATGCCCGCCAAGTCTCCGCGCGCGGCGGCACGCTGTGGTGCGAGGATGCGGGCGAGCGCGTCTATATGGCGGGCACGGCGAAGCTCTATATGTCCGGCACGATCAAGGTGCCGGCGTGAAACGCGTTCGCGACGATCGCTACGAAATCGACGACGATCGCGCGCGGATCGACCTTGCGCGCGTCCATCGCTGGATCGACGAAGAAGGCTATTGGGCGCGCGGCATCCCGTTCGCGTTGTTCAAGCGCAGCGTCGATGGGGCGCGGCCCTTCGGCATCTACGCGCCCGATGGCGTGCAGGTCGGTTTCGCGCGGGTCATTTCCGACTTCGCCACGTTCGGCTATATCGGCGACGTGTTCGTCGATACCGCCCATCGCGGCAAAGGCCTGTCGAAATTCCTGATGACCGCGATCATGGAACATCCCGAATTGCAGGGCTTCCGGCGCTGGATGCTGGTGACCGCTGACGCGCACGGGCTTTACCAGCAATTCGGGTTCGAGCCGCTGACGAATCCCGAGCGTGTCATGGAACGCCGGTTGTTGAATCCCTACGGTTCCGGCGCATGAACGAAACGCTTTTTTGGGCCCTGATCGGCTTCGCGCTGATCGTCAGTTGCACGCCCGGTCCCAACAACGCGATGTTGACGGCCGCCGGCGCCAATTTCGGTTTCCGCCGGTCGATCCCGCATATGCTGGGCATCAATGTCGGGTTTCCGGCGATGGTGCTGGCGATCGGCCTGGGTCTCGGCACCGTGTTCCAGACGTTTCCGTGGCTGCATATCGCGCTGAAATATATCGGTGCCGCGTATCTCCTGTTCCTCGCCTGGAAGATCGCCAATGCCGGCCGTGCGGCGGGCCGCGAAACGGCGAAGCCCATCACATTTTTGCAGGCCGTCGCGTTCCAATGGGTGAACGTCAAGGGCTGGATCAACGCGGTGGGCGCATTGTCGGCCTATACCGATCCCGCCGCCGACGCGTTCGGCGAAGCGGCGCGGGTGGCGCTGGTTTATGTCGGCGCCACCATCGTGTCGAACACGCTGTGGTGCGGCTTCGGCGTGGCGATCGGCCGTTTGCTGAAGACCGAGCGTGCTTTGCGCTGGTTCAACTGGATCATGGCGGCGGCCCTGGCGGCCTCGATCATCCCCGTCTTTTTGGTCTAGCAAGTTCCGGGTGGAGGTCGGCCGCGCACGGGCCTAGATTTCCCGCCATGGACGATTACGCGCGCATCGAAAAAGCCCTCGCCTTTTTGGAGGCGAGCCTCGACGACCGGCCCGAATTGGACGCGGTCGCCGCCCATGTCGGCCTGTCGCCGTTCCATTTCCAGCGCCTGTTCACGCGCTGGGTCGGCGTCAGCCCGAAGAAGTTTCAGGAATATCTCGGCCTCGATCGTGCCAAGGCGTGTCTCGCCCAAGCGGGATCGGTGCTCGACGCAGCCTATGAGGCGGGCTTGTCCGGCCCTGGCCGCTTGCACGATCTGTTCGTGACGCATGAGGCGGTCACACCCGGCGAATTCAAGCGCGGCGGCGAAGGCTTGGCGATCGCCTGGGGCTGGGCGGACTCGCCCTTCGGCCCGGTGCTGGCGATGACCACGCCGCGCGGGATTTGCGGCCTCGCCTTCGCGATGGGCGAGGGCGAACAGGCCAAGCGCGACGCGTTCGACGATATGCGCCGCCGTTTTCCCGGGGCGACGCTGCACGAGGATCCCGCCCAAGTGCGCGATCTTGCCGCCCGGATCTTCGATGCGCGCGCGGACAAGGGCGAACTCAAGCTGCTGCTCTGCGGCTCGCCCTTCCAGGTGCAGGTGTGGAAGGCGCTACTCGCCATTCCGTCGGGGGCGCTGGTCGCTTACGACGACATCGCCGCCAAGATCGGCAAGCCGACCGCCAGCCGCGCCGTGGGCTCGGCCGTCGGCGCCAACCCGATCTCGTTCCTGGTGCCGTGCCATCGCGTGATCCGCAAATCGGGCGCCATCAGCCATTACCATTGGGGGCGGCCGCGCAAACTCGCGATGATCGGTTGGGAAGCCGCGCGCGCCGACGGTGCAAATCCGGTGGCGGGGGCGGCGTAACGCGCTATTCTCGCCGCCTCATTTGCGGGAGGCGATGCAATGGCGGCGAAGAAGCACAAGATCGCGGTGATCGCGGGCGACGGGATCGGCACCGAAGTGATCCCCGAAGGCCTGCGCGTGCTGGATGCCGCGGCCGCGCGTTACGGGATCGAGCTTTCCTACACGCATTTCGATTGGAGCTGCGAGGTTTACGCCAAGACCGGCAAGATGATGCCGGATGACGGCCTGGACCAATTGCGCCCGTTCGATGCGGTGTTCCTCGGCGCCGTCGGATTTCCCGGCGTGCCCGATCACGTGTCGCTGTGGGGCCTGCTGATCCCGATCCGGCGCGGCTTCAATCTCTACGCCAATGTCCGCCCGATCCGCTTGCTGGCCGGCACGCAAAGCCCGCTGGTGGGGCGTGACGCGAAGGACATCGATTTCGTCGTGGTGCGCGAAAACACCGAAGGCGAGTATTCGGAAATCGGCGGCCGTTCGGGCAAGGGCACGGCCGACGAAATCTGCATCCAGGAAGCGGTGTTCACGCGCAAGGGCGTCGATCGCATCCTGAAATACGCCTTCGATATGGCGGCCAAGCGCCGCAAACACGTGACCTCGGCGACGAAATCCAACGGTATCGTGCATACGATGCCGTTCTGGGACGAGCGCTTCGCCGAAATGGGCAAGCGCTATCCGGACGTGAAGACCGACCAGTATCATATCGACATTCTGACTTCGCATTTCGTGCGCCACCCCGATTGGTTCGACGTGGTCGTCGCATCGAACCTGTTCGGCGATATCCTCTCCGATCTCGGCCCCGCCATCGCTTCGGGGATCGGCGTGGCGCCATCGGCGAATATCAATCCGGAGCGCGAATTCCCCTCGCTGTTCGAGCCGGTGCATGGTTCCGCGCCCGATATCGCGGGCAAGGGCATCGCCAATCCGGTCGGCACGATCTGGTCGGCGGCGATGATGCTTGATCATCTCGGGCATTCGGATGCTGCGCGCGCGATCGAAACGGCGATCGACGAAGCCTTGGGCGGCGGTTGCCGCACGCCCGACCTGGGCGGCAAGGCGACGACGGTCGATCTGGGCAAGGCGATCGCGGGGGCGGTGAAGTGACTTCGACGCCGCCGCGCATGGATTACTATTTCGACGAGCTGACGCTCGGTCAGCGCTTTGAAAGTGCGGGCTATCGCTTCACCGAAGCGGCGATCATCGACTTCGCCTTCCAATTCGATCCGCAGCCCTTCCATATCGATATCGACGCGGCCAAGGAGTCGCATTTCGGCGGCTTGATCGCGTCGGGCTTCCACACGCTGAACGTCGCGTTCCGCATGCTTTATCAGACCGGCTTCCTGCGCGGCGCTTCGTTGGGCGGACCGGGCATGGACGAATTGCGCTGGACGAAGCCGGTGCGGCCCGGCGACACGATCCGGGCGGTCGCCGAAGTGATCGAGCTGCGGCCGTCGCAATCGAAGCCCGATCGCGGTGTGGCGAAGTTCCGCTTGGCGGCCCTCGACCAAGCGAACGAGGAAGTGATGACCGCGATCATGATGGTGATCATGAAGCGGGTGCGCGCATGAGCTTCAAACTGCGCGATGCCGCGCCGGGCGACGAGGCGACGATCGTCGCGCTGATCGAAGCGCTCGCGGAATACGAGAAGATGCGCGACCGTTGCGTGGCGACGCCCGAAGCGATGCGCGACGCGTTGTTCGGCGCCGAACCTTCCTGCGAATGCGTGCTGGCCGAACTCGATACCGGCCGCGTTGCGGGTTTCGCGCTGTTCCACAAAACCTTCTCCACCTTTCTGGCGAAGCCGGGTTTGTGGCTCGAAGATCTGTTCGTCTATCCCGACCTGCGGGGCTTGGGCATTGGCAAGGCGCTGATCGCGCATGGCGCGAAACTCTGCGCCGCGCGCGGCTACGGCCGCTACGAATGGTCGGTGCTGGATTGGAACGCGCCGTCGATCGCCTTCTACGAATCGCTCGGCGCGCGGCGTAAGGACGGCTGGTTCACGATGCGATTGGACGGCGAGAAGCTCGCCGCCCTCGCGCGCAAAGCCTAAGCCGCACGCACCTCGCGCAGGAAGCGATCGACTTGATCGCGCAGCCGCGCCGATTCGTGGCCGAGCTGCCCGGCGGATTCCAGCATCTCGTTCGCCGATGTGCCGGTCTGGCGCGCGGCATCGGTCACCGTCACGATATTCGACGAGACTTCCGCCGTGCCCGCCGAGGCCTGCTGCACGTTGCGCGCGATCTCGGCGGTCGACGCGGATTGTTCCTCCACCGCCGCGGCGATCGAGCCCGCGATCTGGTCGATGCGCTGGATCGTGTCGCCGATCGAGCGGATCGCCGCGACAGCACCGCCGGTCGCGGTCTGGATCGCGGTGATCTGGCCGCCGATCTCCTCGGTCGCCTTCGCGGTTTGGGTCGCGAGGTTTTTGACCTCCGACGCGACGACCGCGAAACCCTTGCCCGCTTCGCCCGCGCGCGCCGCCTCGATCGTGGCGTTGAGCGCCAGAAGATTGGTCTGGCTCGCGATCTCGCTGATCAGGCGCACGACTTCGCCGATCTTGCCGGCCGCCACGCTCAAGGCTTCGACCTGATGATCGGTCGCCTTGGCTTGATTGACCGCGTCGCGCGCGATGGTCGCGGATTCCGAGACCTGGCGCGAGATTTCGCCGATCGAGGCGGAGAGTTCTTCGGCCGCCGAGGCGACGGTCTGGATATTGACGGCCGCCTGTTCGGAGGCGGCGGCGACGGCCGAGGATTGGCGCGTCGTTTCCTCGGCCGAGCCGCCGAGCTGCTTGGCGGTGCTTTCGAGTTGGGCCGCCGCACTCGCCACGATCTCGACCGCACCCTTCACGTTGGTCTCGAAATCGTCGGCGAGCGTCACCTGCTTCGTCACCACGCTCCAGCTCAGCATCGGGCCGATATAGGCGCCCGCACGGTCGTACATCGCCGATGCGCGCAGATCGAGCGTCTCGGTGCCGAGCTTGATCTTGGCGCGATGGGGCAAATTGGCGGGGTTCGACAACATGCCGCGCTGATGCGACGGATCGCGGTGGAAATGGTCGATCGACGTGCCGACGATATCCTCCGCCTTCATGCGGATCAGCGATTCGAACGGCCGCAGGGAATCGATCGTCGCCTTGTTGGCGTAGTTCACTTTGTACTCGTTCTTGGGATCGGCGGTCATGATGGCGAGCGGCATGCCCTCGACCATCTGCTTCAAGCGGAACGCTTCGCCCACCGCGACGCAAAGCTTGGCCATCGCCGCTTGCAGCGATCCGATCTCGTCCTTGCGGCCGTCGGCGGCGATGGCGACGGTGTCGTCGCCGTCGGCCAAGCGCTTGGCGGCGTCGACGAGACGGGCGAGCGGGCCTTTGAGGCTCGCGGCGAAGCCCCAAGCGATCAGCAAAGCGAGCAATGCCGCACCCGCGCCGATGATCGCCATCATGCGCTGGCGCGCGACGAGTTCGGCGTCGGCGGCGGCGAGGGCTGTGCTCTCCTCGGATTCGGCGCGCTCGGTCAGCTTGCCGGCGATCTCGGTCATCTTGTCGCCGTCGGCGCCGATGGCGGCACGGCGTTCCCAGAGCGCTTTGACGTCGGCGCGATAGCGCGCGTAATCGTCGCGATATTTCTCGACCGCGCGGACTGAATCGGCGAGTGCGGCCGGCGCGCCGGGCATGGCGCGGGCGTTTCCGAGCGATGTCAGCGCGTCGGCGAAGGCGCGATTCGCGCCGTCGATATCCGCATCGGCGCGGCTGGCGCGAAAGCGCATCGCGCGCACGCGGCCCAGCATGTAATGCTCGGCGGCGAGATTGAGCTGGACGGCCATGTCGGCCAAACCTTGCCGCGCGACGGCGTCGCGCTGGTTTTGGATCGCCGTGCGATTGGGCGGCCCGGTCCGGTCGAGTTCGGCGAGCGTCGCGCGAATTCGCGCATCGGAATCGCGCAAATCCTTCCAGCCGGCGACGGCGTATCTGTCGTAGAGCTTCGCCAGCTCGGCGGCGGCGGCGCGCTTCTCGGCGTCTAGATCCCGCTCCAGCACGTCCTTCAACTCGCTGCGCGAGAATGCGACCGTCTTATCGACTTCCGCGGCGGGCGCGTCGCCGGGCATTTGCAGCCAGACGTTCAGCGCGCTGCTGAGTTGGGTGAGGCTGAGATCGAGCCCGCGGACATGGCTGGCGATATCCGCGAATTCCGCCGCGCGATCCGACGATGCCTTCGTGTCGATCAGCGATCGCACCGCGTAGGCCGCGGTGCCGCCCAGCAGGATCGCAACCAAGCCGAATGCCGCGAAGAGCTGGCCGATTAGCGAGAAGCGGCCGAAAGGTGAAAGCGCGCGCATTTTGGGGGGCTCCTGCGTTTTGCGTCGGCTTCATGCCGATTTAAGAATGCGCTCCGAAACTGCGCGCGTCGAATTAATGCTGCGTAAAACCAGGAGTAACGATTCGATGGTCAGTCCGAAAATATTGTATGCGTTGCAGCGCAACAACTTGGCCTAGATATGAAATTGCGTCGCATCAGCGGGATAAAGCACCATTCGGGCTCGCTAATTTGTACTCGATACGGTGTATCGCCGATTTCTACACTCATTCGAGGGTAGATTTTCGAGCCTCGCCGCGCGTGCGAATCCGAGTTACCGATTCTTATCTCTGCGCAAGATCTCGGGCCGTCCCAGTTCAAAAATTGAAAATCGGTGAAACGATGCAGAGTGCAACTCGTATATTGTTTCTTCCCAAGTTGCGCATTTTGTCGGGCGAGCTTACCGGCCCCGACGAGCCGCGCGCTTTGTTGCAGGCGGCGATCCTCGTGCCGCTTGCGCCGATCTCGTGCCGGTTCGCCGTCGCGGGCAACGAAGTCACGCTCGACGCCGATCATGCGCTGCTCGTCAATCCGATGACGGAACATGCGCGCCTCGACGCAGGTCCCCGTAGCGCCATGCTCGTGGCGCTGTTGGGACCCGATTGGGTCGCGCCGCATATTTCGGGCAAACGCGGCGTTCAAGCCTCGCGCCCCTTCCCCGCGACGCTGGTGCCGCAAACGCCGTCGTTCCGCCAGCGCCTGGACGCGCTGTTGGCGCAGCTGCGCGATCCGGCGGCGACGGATATGGACCTGACCGCCGCGGCCGAGACCTATGCGCAGGAAGCGCTCGATATCTATGCGGGGCCGGTCGAAACGTCGGGCCCGGCCTTCGATTATCGCATCCGGCGCGCGATCCAGACGATCGGCCTCGACCCCGCCAAGCCGCCCTCGGTCGACGATCTGATCACCGCGTCCGATCTGTCGCGTTCGCGCTTTTTCCAGCTGTTCCGCGAATGCACCGGCCTGACGCCGCAAATGTATATCGACGCGCATGCGATCGAATCGGCGCTGGATGCGTTGACGCGCGGCGGCCGTCCGGTCGCGCGAATCGCGCGCGAAGCGGGGCTCGGCTCGCCCGAGCGTTTCGCGCGCTACGTGAAACGCATGACCGGCTTGGGCCCGCGTGAATTCCGCCGCGCGGCGTTGCGCTTGGATGGGGCGCCCCCCGAAGCGCCGCGCTTCGATCACACGGCGCCCGCGCCGATCAGCCCGGCCTGATATCCATCGCACCGCCCGGCCGCAAATGCGGCAGCAAGCGGGGCCAGTCGTCATGCGCCACCGCGACGCAGCCGGCGGTCGGCGTCCAATCGGGACGCGCGACATGCAGGAAAATCGCCGAGCCCAAGCCCGGAACGGGCGGCGCGTCGTTCCAGCCCAGCGGCACGATCCAGTCATAGACGGTGTCGTCGCGCCATAGACGCTCCGGGTGTTCGACGGGGGCCGAACGGCGCAGCGTGTTGTAGGCGGGCGAGGCGGGATCGTCGTCCCACCACATATCGGGCTCGATCGCCTGGAACGGCAGCGGCGAAACGGCCGTCACGCGATCGGCGCGGAAAAACGCGAAGCGCAGCAAATGCCGCCCGGCCGGCGTGGCGCCGTCGCCTTCGCGCTTCGCATCGGCCGCGACGATGCCACCGCGCCCGACGACGCAGCGAAGATCGAGATCGGAGACGCGC is from Alphaproteobacteria bacterium and encodes:
- a CDS encoding MaoC family dehydratase; this encodes MDYYFDELTLGQRFESAGYRFTEAAIIDFAFQFDPQPFHIDIDAAKESHFGGLIASGFHTLNVAFRMLYQTGFLRGASLGGPGMDELRWTKPVRPGDTIRAVAEVIELRPSQSKPDRGVAKFRLAALDQANEEVMTAIMMVIMKRVRA
- a CDS encoding HAMP domain-containing protein; protein product: MRALSPFGRFSLIGQLFAAFGLVAILLGGTAAYAVRSLIDTKASSDRAAEFADIASHVRGLDLSLTQLSSALNVWLQMPGDAPAAEVDKTVAFSRSELKDVLERDLDAEKRAAAAELAKLYDRYAVAGWKDLRDSDARIRATLAELDRTGPPNRTAIQNQRDAVARQGLADMAVQLNLAAEHYMLGRVRAMRFRASRADADIDGANRAFADALTSLGNARAMPGAPAALADSVRAVEKYRDDYARYRADVKALWERRAAIGADGDKMTEIAGKLTERAESEESTALAAADAELVARQRMMAIIGAGAALLALLIAWGFAASLKGPLARLVDAAKRLADGDDTVAIAADGRKDEIGSLQAAMAKLCVAVGEAFRLKQMVEGMPLAIMTADPKNEYKVNYANKATIDSLRPFESLIRMKAEDIVGTSIDHFHRDPSHQRGMLSNPANLPHRAKIKLGTETLDLRASAMYDRAGAYIGPMLSWSVVTKQVTLADDFETNVKGAVEIVASAAAQLESTAKQLGGSAEETTRQSSAVAAASEQAAVNIQTVASAAEELSASIGEISRQVSESATIARDAVNQAKATDHQVEALSVAAGKIGEVVRLISEIASQTNLLALNATIEAARAGEAGKGFAVVASEVKNLATQTAKATEEIGGQITAIQTATGGAVAAIRSIGDTIQRIDQIAGSIAAAVEEQSASTAEIARNVQQASAGTAEVSSNIVTVTDAARQTGTSANEMLESAGQLGHESARLRDQVDRFLREVRAA
- a CDS encoding methylated-DNA--[protein]-cysteine S-methyltransferase, with product MDDYARIEKALAFLEASLDDRPELDAVAAHVGLSPFHFQRLFTRWVGVSPKKFQEYLGLDRAKACLAQAGSVLDAAYEAGLSGPGRLHDLFVTHEAVTPGEFKRGGEGLAIAWGWADSPFGPVLAMTTPRGICGLAFAMGEGEQAKRDAFDDMRRRFPGATLHEDPAQVRDLAARIFDARADKGELKLLLCGSPFQVQVWKALLAIPSGALVAYDDIAAKIGKPTASRAVGSAVGANPISFLVPCHRVIRKSGAISHYHWGRPRKLAMIGWEAARADGANPVAGAA
- a CDS encoding helix-turn-helix transcriptional regulator, with the protein product MFLPKLRILSGELTGPDEPRALLQAAILVPLAPISCRFAVAGNEVTLDADHALLVNPMTEHARLDAGPRSAMLVALLGPDWVAPHISGKRGVQASRPFPATLVPQTPSFRQRLDALLAQLRDPAATDMDLTAAAETYAQEALDIYAGPVETSGPAFDYRIRRAIQTIGLDPAKPPSVDDLITASDLSRSRFFQLFRECTGLTPQMYIDAHAIESALDALTRGGRPVARIAREAGLGSPERFARYVKRMTGLGPREFRRAALRLDGAPPEAPRFDHTAPAPISPA
- a CDS encoding PhzF family phenazine biosynthesis protein, with amino-acid sequence MSELELPIYQVDAFADRLFAGNPAAVVPLKTWLPDATMQTIAAENNLSETAFFVPEGPDFGLRWFTPVWEVPLCGHATLASAFVIATILEKGRSAMRFNTKSGVLQVTKAGELFTLDFPARDIVDDVAADYEAVAEALGANPVWVKRSAYRYLALFETAAEVESLKPDMGKLKATPKGNAMVTAPGTDCDFVSRYFAPFAGIDEDPVTGSAHSTLIPYWAQVLGKKKLHARQVSARGGTLWCEDAGERVYMAGTAKLYMSGTIKVPA
- a CDS encoding GNAT family N-acetyltransferase, which encodes MSFKLRDAAPGDEATIVALIEALAEYEKMRDRCVATPEAMRDALFGAEPSCECVLAELDTGRVAGFALFHKTFSTFLAKPGLWLEDLFVYPDLRGLGIGKALIAHGAKLCAARGYGRYEWSVLDWNAPSIAFYESLGARRKDGWFTMRLDGEKLAALARKA
- a CDS encoding GNAT family N-acetyltransferase; protein product: MKRVRDDRYEIDDDRARIDLARVHRWIDEEGYWARGIPFALFKRSVDGARPFGIYAPDGVQVGFARVISDFATFGYIGDVFVDTAHRGKGLSKFLMTAIMEHPELQGFRRWMLVTADAHGLYQQFGFEPLTNPERVMERRLLNPYGSGA
- a CDS encoding tartrate dehydrogenase, yielding MAAKKHKIAVIAGDGIGTEVIPEGLRVLDAAAARYGIELSYTHFDWSCEVYAKTGKMMPDDGLDQLRPFDAVFLGAVGFPGVPDHVSLWGLLIPIRRGFNLYANVRPIRLLAGTQSPLVGRDAKDIDFVVVRENTEGEYSEIGGRSGKGTADEICIQEAVFTRKGVDRILKYAFDMAAKRRKHVTSATKSNGIVHTMPFWDERFAEMGKRYPDVKTDQYHIDILTSHFVRHPDWFDVVVASNLFGDILSDLGPAIASGIGVAPSANINPEREFPSLFEPVHGSAPDIAGKGIANPVGTIWSAAMMLDHLGHSDAARAIETAIDEALGGGCRTPDLGGKATTVDLGKAIAGAVK
- a CDS encoding LysE family translocator, encoding MNETLFWALIGFALIVSCTPGPNNAMLTAAGANFGFRRSIPHMLGINVGFPAMVLAIGLGLGTVFQTFPWLHIALKYIGAAYLLFLAWKIANAGRAAGRETAKPITFLQAVAFQWVNVKGWINAVGALSAYTDPAADAFGEAARVALVYVGATIVSNTLWCGFGVAIGRLLKTERALRWFNWIMAAALAASIIPVFLV
- a CDS encoding L,D-transpeptidase family protein; its protein translation is MTDLLVRNGRLRVSDLDLRCVVGRGGIVAADAKREGDGATPAGRHLLRFAFFRADRVTAVSPLPFQAIEPDMWWDDDPASPAYNTLRRSAPVEHPERLWRDDTVYDWIVPLGWNDAPPVPGLGSAIFLHVARPDWTPTAGCVAVAHDDWPRLLPHLRPGGAMDIRPG